In Streptomyces sp. NBC_00683, the DNA window ACAACATGCAGGGAAAGTCCTGGGAAAAAATCTTCACCCGGATTGCACGCGGACACGCGGATGTAATTGGCTGGGCTTCACAATGCTGCTCCCACCGCTGTACAAATGATTACGGGGGAAAGCACCATTGCCCCGGAACAGTCGACACCAGTCGATCCGCATCCGCCTAGCAGCCGGAAGGCCCGGCATCAGCGCATGTCAGACGCGCCGATGCCGTAGGAAAGGACCGATATCCGTGGCTCAGCGCGTAGTGGTCACGCTCTCCGACGACATCGACGGGGGAGAAGCGGCGGAAACGGTCACCTTCGCCCTGGACGGGAAGTCGTACGAGATCGACCTCAATCCCGTCAACGCAAAAAAACTGCGGAAGGCGCTGGCCCCGTACATGACGGCCGGCCGAAAGCAGACAAATGCCAGTAAGCATGGCAAGACCCCGGTGTCGTACCACCACACGTCCCTCGCGCCCGACCCGGCGGCCGTGCGCGCCTGGGCGCGCTCGCACCGGATGGAGGTGCCGGCCCGCGGCCGGATCCCCAAGAAGGTCTACGAGGCGTTCCAGGCCGCCAGTTGAGAGGTTCTTCCGGAACGTCCCGTTCCGGAACGATCTCCCCGGCTCCCCGGCGGAACACCCCGGGGAGCCGACTTGCACAACACCCCTGCAGGTCGGCTAGAGTCTGAAGCACGCCGAAGGGCAAGGCCGAAAGGCCGGGCCTCACGCAGCGTGCGGGTGTAGTTCAGTAGTAGAACATCCCCCTTCCAGGGGGAAGGCGCAGTGTGC includes these proteins:
- a CDS encoding histone-like nucleoid-structuring protein Lsr2, which produces MAQRVVVTLSDDIDGGEAAETVTFALDGKSYEIDLNPVNAKKLRKALAPYMTAGRKQTNASKHGKTPVSYHHTSLAPDPAAVRAWARSHRMEVPARGRIPKKVYEAFQAAS